A part of Marinobacter psychrophilus genomic DNA contains:
- a CDS encoding glycerophosphodiester phosphodiesterase family protein: MKLAFTLPLLIGSLTALSGCSTADTKTDAHQATATESSQALVQLGPRPYYLINNMDAGELKNTLQACESKLLAPSDFSIAHRGAPLQFPEHTRESYVAAARMGAGIVECDVAFTKDRELVCRHAQNDLHTTTNIVAVPELNAKCTQPFVPADPATDTPARAECRTSDITLAEFKSLRGKMDASDPEATTPEAYLGGTADWRTDLYSTRGTLLSHRESIELFKELGVKFTPELKTPVVDMPYSGGYSQQDYARQMINEYIEAGVSPEDVWPQSFLLDDVIFWVNQMPEFGRQAVFLDQKPNEPNNVSMVYMENLVQQGVPILAPALWKMLTLDDKQKIVPSEYAINAKAAGLDLIAWTVERSGPLNNGGGWYHQSITDAINNDGDTFTVIDVLAQDVGVTGIFSDWPATTTYYANCMGL; the protein is encoded by the coding sequence ATGAAACTTGCGTTTACTCTGCCCCTCCTCATCGGCTCACTAACGGCGCTATCCGGATGCAGCACCGCCGATACCAAGACTGACGCACACCAAGCCACAGCCACCGAAAGCAGCCAAGCGTTAGTTCAACTTGGCCCCCGGCCTTACTATCTGATCAATAATATGGATGCCGGCGAACTGAAAAACACGCTGCAGGCGTGCGAGTCGAAGCTATTGGCACCGTCGGATTTCTCCATTGCCCACCGCGGCGCGCCCCTGCAATTTCCCGAACATACCCGCGAATCCTATGTTGCAGCCGCCAGAATGGGGGCCGGAATTGTCGAGTGTGACGTTGCCTTTACCAAAGACCGGGAATTGGTCTGTCGTCATGCCCAAAATGATTTGCACACCACCACCAACATCGTGGCCGTGCCGGAGTTGAACGCCAAATGCACCCAGCCCTTTGTGCCCGCCGATCCGGCCACCGACACACCGGCCCGGGCTGAATGTCGCACCAGCGACATTACACTGGCTGAATTCAAATCCCTCAGAGGGAAAATGGATGCCTCTGACCCTGAAGCCACGACACCCGAAGCGTACCTTGGCGGTACCGCCGATTGGCGTACAGACCTGTATTCAACTCGAGGCACCCTGTTGAGTCATCGCGAAAGCATCGAACTGTTCAAGGAGCTCGGCGTCAAGTTCACTCCAGAACTGAAAACACCAGTGGTAGATATGCCTTATAGCGGGGGCTATTCGCAACAAGACTATGCCCGCCAAATGATCAATGAATACATCGAGGCCGGGGTCAGCCCAGAAGATGTATGGCCACAGTCCTTCCTACTGGATGACGTTATCTTCTGGGTCAATCAAATGCCGGAGTTTGGTCGCCAGGCCGTATTTTTGGATCAGAAGCCGAATGAGCCGAACAACGTTTCCATGGTGTACATGGAAAATCTGGTCCAGCAAGGGGTTCCCATTCTGGCACCCGCGCTCTGGAAAATGCTGACCCTGGACGACAAACAAAAGATCGTACCGTCGGAATACGCCATCAACGCCAAAGCTGCAGGCCTTGACCTGATTGCCTGGACAGTGGAACGCAGCGGGCCGCTCAATAACGGCGGTGGCTGGTATCATCAGAGCATCACCGATGCTATTAACAATGATGGCGACACCTTTACGGTGATTGATGTGCTGGCTCAGGATGTCGGTGTCACCGGGATTTTCTCGGATTGGCCTGCAACCACAACCTACTACGCCAACTGTATGGGACTTTAA
- a CDS encoding TAXI family TRAP transporter solute-binding subunit produces the protein MRILKYAVAVSMLVVALPLSAQQLSIATGGTGGVYYPIGGGFAEMINNHIEGAKATAEVTGASVENMGLIMRGDADLALALADTVYQAYTGTDNFEDRQIKNIRALASVYPNAVQLVTLAESDIKSIVDLKGKRVSVGAPGSGTELNVRALLEANGISYGDFEPQRLNFNETADAIRDGDIDAGFWSVGPPTSSILNLAATRDIRLISLSSEEVANAQNEVAVFAPYELAAGMYDGMEEAVQTIGIPNVLVVNADMDEELAYKLTRLLFENTDELIAVHPAANDTTVKFTMDSTPVPLHPGALRYFEEVGAVIPDRLRP, from the coding sequence ATGCGAATTCTAAAATATGCAGTTGCCGTATCCATGCTGGTTGTTGCGCTCCCCTTGAGCGCGCAACAACTCTCGATCGCTACCGGTGGCACCGGCGGCGTTTACTATCCTATCGGCGGTGGCTTCGCCGAAATGATCAATAATCATATCGAAGGAGCCAAGGCGACTGCTGAAGTAACCGGCGCCTCGGTTGAAAATATGGGTCTGATTATGCGTGGCGATGCGGATCTTGCGCTTGCACTCGCAGACACGGTCTATCAAGCGTACACCGGCACTGATAATTTTGAAGATCGCCAGATCAAGAATATTCGCGCGTTGGCGTCGGTTTATCCCAATGCCGTGCAGCTGGTGACTCTGGCGGAATCGGATATTAAGTCTATTGTGGATCTGAAAGGTAAGAGGGTGTCAGTGGGCGCACCGGGCAGCGGTACAGAGCTCAACGTGCGGGCATTATTGGAAGCGAATGGCATCAGCTACGGCGATTTCGAGCCGCAGCGTCTGAATTTCAATGAAACGGCTGATGCGATCCGTGATGGCGATATTGACGCCGGTTTCTGGAGTGTAGGCCCGCCGACCAGTTCAATTCTTAACCTTGCCGCAACGCGCGATATCCGCCTGATTAGCCTCTCTAGTGAAGAAGTCGCCAATGCACAGAATGAAGTAGCGGTTTTTGCGCCGTATGAGCTGGCAGCAGGCATGTATGACGGTATGGAAGAAGCGGTTCAGACCATTGGCATTCCGAACGTGCTCGTTGTGAATGCGGATATGGACGAAGAGTTAGCCTATAAGCTGACGCGACTGCTGTTTGAAAACACAGATGAGCTGATTGCTGTTCACCCCGCGGCGAACGACACCACCGTGAAGTTCACTATGGACTCCACTCCAGTGCCTCTGCACCCGGGTGCGCTTCGTTACTTCGAAGAAGTTGGCGCTGTGATTCCGGATCGTCTGCGCCCTTAA
- a CDS encoding DUF1850 domain-containing protein — protein sequence MQRQCGTVLPRFAFAKRLQTALLLICLPLAGAGASPAPAISSDRLQVVTEQGEMLVDIAVLPGMRWCIEWNHSVKKFAVLDCYRNVAGVMQLERSHQPDFAAGLGHTVGRGEQVSDGEGGYWINEIDEPVVNNQYVLRVGANAVNHRVVWLVGDHRREVSLSDQASGQRVTVQLIKPPPPSVNYK from the coding sequence ATGCAAAGGCAATGCGGCACTGTTCTGCCACGCTTTGCGTTCGCCAAGCGTTTGCAGACTGCTCTGCTGTTGATTTGTTTGCCGCTCGCCGGAGCCGGGGCATCTCCCGCTCCGGCGATTTCGTCTGACCGCCTTCAAGTTGTTACTGAGCAAGGCGAAATGCTGGTCGATATCGCTGTTCTACCGGGAATGCGCTGGTGCATTGAATGGAACCACTCGGTGAAAAAATTTGCCGTGTTGGACTGTTATCGAAACGTTGCCGGTGTGATGCAGTTAGAACGAAGTCACCAGCCCGATTTTGCGGCGGGTTTAGGCCATACGGTAGGGCGGGGTGAGCAAGTCTCTGACGGAGAAGGCGGCTACTGGATCAATGAGATTGACGAACCAGTGGTCAATAATCAATACGTTTTGCGCGTGGGCGCTAATGCGGTAAATCACCGCGTGGTATGGCTGGTAGGCGATCACCGTCGAGAAGTGAGTCTGAGCGACCAGGCCTCGGGACAGCGCGTTACTGTTCAACTTATCAAACCCCCACCGCCCAGCGTGAATTATAAGTAA